From Triticum aestivum cultivar Chinese Spring chromosome 4A, IWGSC CS RefSeq v2.1, whole genome shotgun sequence, a single genomic window includes:
- the LOC123082930 gene encoding peroxidase 1-like — translation MASGSAALAVVAVAVAAALLALCGSTEAHAQFGAYNKTCPQAEDIVFKEMTAVLAKSPGLAGSMLRLFSVDCFVGGCEGSILLDSTANNTAEKDSPLNKGLRGYNVIDSIKAKLEAACPGVVSCADVLALAARDSVRITKGPYIPVPTGREDGNRSSAADVAPNTPKPDASITDLITFFGKFNLTAKDLAVLSGAHTTGKAHCPAFSARLYNFTASNNISDPTLDANYTATLRGQCAAGDLATLVDLDPSSDTTFDLGYYRGVAASRGLLSTDGALLLNEDTRAYVTRQANATAPAEFFADFAASFINMSKIGVLSHHKGQIRRHCSVVNPLSASSQAPVTMGAHAAVLLASSFVSIVALALVL, via the exons ATGGCGTCGGGATCAGCAGCTCTGGCTGTCGTCGCCGTGGCCGTGGCGGCTGCGCTCCTTGCCCTGTGTGGCTCGACGGAGGCCCACGCGCAGTTCGGGGCGTACAACAAGACGTGCCCACAGGCGGAGGACATCGTGTTCAAGGAGATGACCGCCGTCCTCGCCAAGTCGCCCGGCCTCGCCGGATCCATGCTCAGGCTCTTCTCCGTCGACTGCTTCGTCGGA GGTTGTGAGGGGTCGATACTTCTCGACTCGACGGCCAACAACACGGCAGAGAAGGACTCGCCGCTCAACAAGGGCCTCCGCGGCTACAACGTCATCGACTCCATCAAGGCGAAGCTCGAGGCGGCCTGCCCCGGCGTTGTCTCCTGCGCCGACGTCCTCGCCCTTGCTGCGCGTGACTCCGTGCGAATT ACCAAAGGCCCCTACATCCCGGTCCCGACGGGACGGGAGGACGGCAATAGATCGTCTGCCGCCGACGTCGCCCCCAACACCCCCAAGCCGGACGCCAGCATTACCGACCTCATCACCTTCTTCGGGAAGTTCAACCTCACTGCCAAGGACCTTGCCGTCCTCTCCGGTGCACACACCACCGGCAAGGCTCACTGCCCCGCCTTCTCCGCCCGCCTCTACAACTTCACCGCCAGCAACAACATCTCAGACCCCACGCTCGATGCCAACTACACGGCCACGCTCCGCGGCCAGTGTGCGGCCGGTGACCTCGCCACCCTCGTCGACCTCGACCCCAGCAGCGACACGACGTTCGACCTTGGCTACTACAGGGGCGTCGCGGCGAGCAGGGGCCTCCTCTCCACCGACGGCGCGCTGCTCCTCAACGAGGACACCAGGGCCTACGTGACGCGCCAGGCCAACGCCACCGCGCCCGCCGAGTTCTTCGCCGACTTCGCTGCGTCCTTCATCAACATGAGCAAGATCGGCGTGTTGTCGCACCATAAGGGCCAGATAAGGAGGCACTGCTCCGTTGTCAACCCTCTGTCCGCCTCCTCCCAGGCGCCCGTCACCATGGGCGCGCACGCCGCTGTGCTACTTGCCAGCTCTTTCGTCTCCATCGTCGCTCTGGCGCTTGTGCTCTAG